A DNA window from Paramormyrops kingsleyae isolate MSU_618 chromosome 10, PKINGS_0.4, whole genome shotgun sequence contains the following coding sequences:
- the LOC140593239 gene encoding uncharacterized protein → MFRLFGLLIFINTALAVDVVQPSLLMRVQLGDNVTLTCFCPEDVSYVAWFKQTVGQKPQLMAKAVNFLSGEFYEEYKNIKRYSLQNAKRSFNLTISNAEPSDSAVYYCATVFLHEATFGNGTFVIITGKDSNSRTVVQQPVSDTVQPGDSVSLQCTIETGSCAGEHSVYWFRHGSGESLPGVIYSHRNRSDECEKSPEAGSPTQSCVYSLPKRNLSLSDAGTYYCAVAMCGEMLFGNGTQLHIDGYQKLLDPLHSGLLIVLSCSIILNVALICIRCKMTCTHCADQKNCDVSKVEWSHKQCHDEDTLNYAALNLKNPKPRRQKKDGNNDTLYSDLRYRDYE, encoded by the exons ATGTTCAGACTCTTTGGTCTTCTCATTTTTATTA acactgcactggctgtggatgttgttcagCCCAGTCTCCTGATGAGGGTTCAGCTTGGAGACAATGTGACCCTGACATGCTTCTGTCCAGAAGATGTTTCTTATGTTGCTTGGTTCAAACAAACTGTTGGTCAGAAGCCCCAGCTCATGGCGAAGGCAGTTAACTTTTTATCTGGTGAATTTTACGAggaatataaaaacataaaacgtTACTCCTTACAGAATGCAAAGAGGAGTTTTAACCTCACTATTTCTAACGCGGAGCCGTCAGATTCTGCAGTGTATTATTGTGCTACTGTGTTTCTTCATGAGGCCACCTTTGGGAATGGAACCTTTGTCATAATCACAG GAAAAGACTCCAACAGCAGGACTGTGGTACAGCAGCCTGTGTCTGACACAGTGCAGCCAGGAGACTCTGTGAGCCTGCAGTGTACAATAGAGACTGGGAGCTGTGCAGGAGAACACAGTGTTTACTGGTTCAGACATGGATCAGGAGAATCCCTTCCAGGAGTCATTTACAGCCACAGAAACAGGAGTGATGAGTGTGAGAAGAGCCCTGAGGCTGGATCTCCTACACAGAGCTGTGTCTACAGCCTCCCCAAGAGGAACCTCAGCCTCTCTGATGCTGGGACTTACTACTGCGCTGTGGCCATGTGTGGGGAGATGCTGTTTGGGAATGGCACTCAGCTGCATATAGATG GCTATCAGAAGCTGCTGGATCCTCTTCACTCTGGCTTGCTGATAGTTTTATCTTGCAGCATTATTCTGAATGTTGCCCTCATTTGTATAAGATGTAAAATGACCTGTACACACTGCGCAG ATCAGAAAAACTGTGATGTATCGAAAGTGGAATGGTCACATAAGCAG TGCCATGACGAGGACACACTGAATTACGCTGCCCTGAACCTTAAGAACCCAAAACCCAGGAGACAGAAGAAAGACGGGAATAATGACACTCTGTATTCTGACCTCCGCTACAGAGATTATGAATAA
- the LOC140593238 gene encoding uncharacterized protein: MPPALKVMALLLRVHVSPKLIRKIQLSTVPESVKQLQDELQAKLGLEGDFAIQYEDPDFGNALCNLMDINELPAGRAVLHLIWEENASASPPQTPSDHSAISSIDTASVSSASSFSPSSSTQTYMRSTSQWPNPFPIPTFSYDVELKLRKGNEVYEKAGANLSVTRDIKMEILDKLAQEMFAIKAYPDKNEITSVAQELVSKHPCLKEPGNGTGYDGWATSIKFKLGNYRSKLSQAGCSEVAVNRKRRGEEDDGGSNRFSLKKPKRGEVNFIPDAPENYNDESLENERCILEDEMKKRDKNMALITQKMDITFSLRRKEVVEMQPLVKEMQLRWPALFLKEQVSNIVQHRRTISLEGLPILVRDVETKLFLTCLDTDPVERATRGVTVGILTVLEDYVGPNSQSTVVNTAIVLEEDIILDDLSDLPTAFAYLFGLLYGLNMEFPKELKYTFEAVQHIFMELTSTCSQRVRSFKTKLLTKV, encoded by the exons ATGCCTCCTGCATTGAAAGTGATG GCCCTGTTACTGCGAGTCCACGTCAGTCCAAAACTTATCAGAAAAATCCAACTGTCCACTGTTCCAGAATCTGTGAAGCAGCTTCAAGATGAACTACAAGCAAAGCTTGGACTTGAAGGTGACTTTGCAATACAATATGAAGACCCAGATTTTGGGAACGCACTTTGCAACCTGATGGATATTAATGAGCTACCTGCTGGACGGGCAGTGTTGCACCTCATTTGGGAGGAAAATGCATCAGCCTCGCCACCACAGACTCCATCTGATCATAGCGCCATCTCATCTATTGATACAGCCAGTGTGAGTTCAGCATCTTCTTTCAGCCCATCCTCATCCACCCAGACCTACATGCGTAGCACTTCACAGTGGCCAAATCCATTTCCTATCCCAACCTTTTCCTATGATGTAGAGTTAAAACTTCGCAAGGGCAATGAGGTATATGAGAAAGCAGGGGCAAATTTAAGTGTAACAAGAGACATCAAGATGGAAATTCTAGATAAGCTGGCACAAGAAATGTTTGCAATCAAAGCCTACCCTGACAAGAATGAAATAACATCTGTTGCCCAGGAGCTAGTTTCCAAACATCCCTGCCTCAAAGAGCCCGGCAATGGCACAGGATATGATGGTTGGGCAACAAGCATTAAGTTCAAGCTTGGCAACTACCGTTCCAAGCTAAGTCAAGCTGGATGTAGTGAAGTTGCAGTCAATCGAAAAAGAAGAGGGGAAGAAGATGACGGTGGTTCAAATAGATTTTCCTTAAAGAAACCAAAGCGAGGTGAAGTCAACTTTATCCCTGATGCCCCAGAAAACTACAATGATGAGTCTCTTGAAAATGAAAGATGCATTTTGGAAGATGAAATGAAGAAGAGGGATAAGAACATGGCACTCATCACCCAAAAGATGGACATCACATTCTCTCTCAGGAGGAAAGAAGTTGTGGAGATGCAGCCCTTGGTCAAGGAAATGCAGCTCAGATGGCCAGCTCTCTTCTTGAAAGAACAG GTCTCAAACATAGTCCAGCATCGACGAACCATCAGTTTGGAAGGGTTACCGATATTAGTTCGCGACGTCGAGACCAAACTCTTCCTAACATGTCTG gATACAGATCCAGTTGAGAGGGCAACCCGAGGTGTTACGGTGGGAATCCTCACTGTTCTGGAGGACTACGTGGGACCCAACTCGCAGTCCACAGTGGTCAACACTGCCATTGTTTTGGAAGAGGACATTATTCTTGATGACCTGTCAGACCTTCCCACTGCCTTTGCCTACCTGTTTGGCCTACTTTATGGGCTCAACATGGAGTTTCCCAAAGAACTCAAGTACACATTTGAAGCTGTGCAACACATTTTTATGGAGTTGACATCTACCTGTTCCCAGAGGGTAAGAAGCTTCAAAACCAAGCTCTTAACCAAAGTCTAA